From a single Peromyscus maniculatus bairdii isolate BWxNUB_F1_BW_parent chromosome 4, HU_Pman_BW_mat_3.1, whole genome shotgun sequence genomic region:
- the LOC102911327 gene encoding olfactory receptor 5W2-like produces MDKKNCSSVDEFIFLGITNSSDMKIALFITFLLVYLINLLANLGMIILIRVDSQLHTPMYFFLSHLSFCDLSYSTAIGPKMLVDLLAEEKSIPIVGCALQFLTFCIFADSECLLLAVMAYDRYQAINNPLLYTANMSNRLCSLLVAGVYLVGTADALIHTTLTFRLCFCGSNEINHFFCDVPPFLLISCSNTEANELAIFTIFGFIELSTISGVLVSYCYIISSVFKISSAEGRFKAFSTCASHLTAVAIFQGTMLFMYFRPSSSYSLDQDKMTSLFYTLVIPMLNPLIYSLRNKDVKKALEKLKNKR; encoded by the coding sequence atggaCAAGAAAAACTGCTCCTCTGtggatgaatttattttcttgggAATTACCAATAGCTCTGACATGAAAATAGCCCTTTTCATCACATTCCTACTTGTTTATCTCATTAATCTTCTGGCCAATCTTGGGATGATCATTTTAATTAGAGTGGACTCTCAgctccacacacccatgtactttttcctcaGCCACCTCTCTTTCTGTGACCTCAGCTATTCCACAGCAATTGGACCCAAGATGCTGGTGGATCTTTTAGCTGAGGAGAAATCAATTCCCATTGTCGGTTGTGCTCTGCAGTTCTTGACATTCTGTATCTTCGCAGATTCTGAGTGTCTACTGCTGGCAGTGATGGCCTATGATAGGTACCAGGCTATCAACAACCCCCTGCTCTACACAGCAAACATGTCAAACAGGCTGTGCTCCCTGCTTGTGGCTGGGGTTTACCTGGTGGGAACAGCAGATGCTTTGATACATACAACCCTGACCTTCCGCTTATGTTTCTGTGGGTCCAATGAGATCAAccatttcttctgtgatgttcctccTTTTCTATTAATATCTTGCTCAAATACAGAGGCCAACGAGTTAGCAATATTTACAATTTTTGGGTTCATTGAGCTGAGCACCATTTCAGGAGTTCTTGTCTCTTATTGCTACATAATTTCATCAGTCTTTAAGATCAGCTCTGCTGAGGGGAGGTTCAAAGCTTTCTCCACCTGTGCCTCCCACTTGACTGCAGTTGCAATTTTCCAGGGAACTATGCTTTTCATGTATTTTCGGCCAAGTTCTTCCTACTCTTTAGATCAAGACAAAATGACATCACTATTTTACACTCTGGTGATTCCCATGCTGAACCCTCTGATTTACAGCCTGAGGAACAAGGATGTGAAAAAGGCTCTGGAGAAACTGAAGAATAAAAGGTGA